One window of the Nocardia huaxiensis genome contains the following:
- a CDS encoding SWIM zinc finger family protein → MTITEQGYRYARSSGLWSGRLGLATSGGVTTSGPEAHPHFFSGLLTQAGPAAAGLLALADVAQASYPNPTPPMWARDPVITCAGDRLQLESFSSCCGVYARLTVLGNALDGEIVTHGTTNVDVNGPLREALARVGGNDPLHFAVGDDELAVTTGDGAVVEKKVPLPDRWLRGFAEVQVAAVGFDLRAELPATEAIRFLRSLPKGSRDVMWAVPAGRGLRVSPRPQVGAVCLSGSRRLGTMLPLLRFAKALRVYGPVVGAGSQPVASAWELELPGMRYVLTLSPEVWRGFSGEGGVLEDLASEEAAGDAELLGALLDFEPRLEPDLLADRSGLDAARVRSALVQLGTAGRVGYDVTEAAYFHRELPYDASRVAELNPRLRSARKLVAENRVQLTGPDTAIVTASETPRQVQFSGDTATCTCPWWLDTRGGRGPCKHVLAVRMIRAESCGAPAESRGLHLR, encoded by the coding sequence ATGACGATTACCGAGCAGGGCTACCGGTACGCCCGTTCTTCTGGTTTGTGGTCCGGGCGTTTGGGTTTGGCCACTTCGGGCGGGGTGACCACGAGCGGGCCCGAGGCGCATCCGCATTTCTTCAGTGGGCTGCTGACACAGGCCGGTCCGGCCGCGGCGGGGCTGCTGGCGCTGGCGGATGTGGCGCAGGCGAGCTATCCGAATCCGACGCCGCCGATGTGGGCTCGGGATCCGGTGATCACGTGTGCGGGGGATCGGCTGCAGTTGGAGTCGTTCTCGTCGTGCTGCGGGGTGTACGCGCGGTTGACGGTCCTGGGGAATGCGCTGGACGGGGAGATCGTCACGCACGGGACCACCAATGTGGATGTGAACGGGCCACTGCGGGAGGCGCTGGCCCGGGTCGGCGGGAACGATCCGCTGCATTTCGCGGTGGGGGATGACGAACTGGCGGTGACCACCGGGGATGGGGCGGTGGTGGAGAAGAAGGTGCCGCTCCCGGATCGGTGGCTGCGCGGCTTCGCCGAAGTGCAGGTGGCCGCCGTCGGCTTCGATCTGCGGGCGGAACTGCCCGCGACGGAGGCGATCCGGTTTCTGCGGTCGCTGCCGAAGGGCAGCCGGGACGTGATGTGGGCGGTGCCCGCCGGGCGGGGGCTGCGGGTGTCGCCGCGGCCGCAGGTGGGGGCGGTGTGCCTGAGCGGCAGCCGGCGGTTGGGCACCATGCTGCCGCTGCTGCGGTTCGCGAAGGCGCTGCGGGTGTACGGCCCCGTGGTGGGTGCGGGGTCGCAGCCGGTCGCGAGTGCGTGGGAGCTGGAGCTGCCCGGCATGCGCTATGTGCTCACGCTGTCGCCGGAGGTATGGAGGGGATTCTCCGGAGAGGGCGGCGTGCTCGAGGACCTGGCGTCCGAGGAAGCGGCCGGAGACGCCGAATTGCTCGGCGCCCTCCTGGATTTCGAGCCCAGGCTGGAACCCGATCTGCTCGCCGACCGCTCCGGCCTGGATGCGGCGCGAGTGCGCTCGGCCCTGGTGCAACTGGGCACGGCGGGCCGGGTCGGCTACGACGTCACCGAGGCGGCGTACTTCCACCGCGAGTTGCCCTACGACGCGAGCCGCGTCGCCGAACTGAACCCGCGCCTGCGCTCGGCCCGGAAACTGGTCGCCGAGAACCGCGTCCAGCTCACCGGCCCCGACACCGCCATCGTCACAGCCAGCGAAACCCCCAGGCAGGTCCAGTTCTCCGGCGACACCGCCACCTGCACCTGCCCCTGGTGGCTGGACACCCGCGGCGGCCGCGGCCCCTGCAAACACGTCCTCGCCGTCCGCATGATCCGCGCCGAAAGCTGCGGTGCGCCAGCCGAGAGCCGTGGCCTCCACCTGCGCTGA
- a CDS encoding DUF6493 family protein has protein sequence MNWDELSRLIRRDDAAAVVAAVQGLDEATRKEAAGKLAGLIRRWDDIRDWEAWQRTNQNLLIAGAACLSGPAAAATWLMRSNLELRWNIDVAKVAGMVFEATTFRGTEWQLEVARRMAAKLRGTANRADTELRHWRIAAEIFIRTNTEPPTDDGFVLVWVRSNAWPQLSADPFRNTLAPRLFEVDGVGPLLQWERKGDAPRAVALRAAAAAGELDRAALLDGCVRRLLRGGTAQQLRWYVLVHDLFAPAVDELRPHERDYLRLLPTAPSTVADLAFRQLKTLDDAKGLDRTVVEEAATSLLFRTEKKLLNGTLTWLDRTARRRDRVDMTVCVVCALFSHESLDLVDRATAIAAKHVDRVSPEVREEVRAAAATLPAFLAERMIAAYGAEILDADALPALTDEFVVDQVRAITTLEQLADALTASDRSREYGSGDIEQQLAGLVELSHHDRERTKTVLAQALPHVQYAETGVQSVVRTLLNPRSRPQPGRRNDYETIPARVLSDRIDEIACGVAENRLPLLLATPTRVDGLIDPDILLARVQRYEELGLEPGPLDLKQALLRLPRDTTPTDIEAGAAPLTSNAGRALAEWLSGPAGPDPEIDCGPVTPARKSKPWHFYNRFSGYYYHRQPETRVLARVRTPELEPARSRWSRLLHRDRVDSLDELFSLPGTNGSALPGGWYQSDCAQWPSLLPSHPEVIAAHLLAGHGDMSAALPGLALAAGPYGAATATVLAHGLTSSTLEQRAVSVDALLTFIARDRLPAVALGTAIRLLAQHDSDFKLGRLATSLSDATRAGAAAALWPVFAVALPALIPAARPGLPDLIALATQSAAAAGAWQPIPEITELAGRPGSSRIVREAKRLHAQLEAR, from the coding sequence ATGAATTGGGATGAACTGAGCCGGCTCATCAGGCGGGATGACGCGGCGGCGGTCGTCGCCGCCGTGCAGGGCCTCGACGAGGCCACGCGCAAGGAGGCCGCGGGCAAGCTGGCCGGGCTTATTCGCCGCTGGGACGACATTCGGGACTGGGAAGCGTGGCAGCGTACCAACCAGAACCTGCTCATCGCCGGAGCCGCCTGTCTCAGCGGTCCGGCTGCGGCCGCCACCTGGCTGATGCGGTCGAATCTCGAGCTCCGCTGGAATATCGATGTCGCGAAGGTGGCCGGGATGGTGTTCGAAGCCACCACATTCCGGGGAACCGAATGGCAGCTCGAGGTCGCGCGCCGGATGGCGGCGAAGCTTCGGGGCACGGCGAATCGGGCCGACACCGAACTCCGGCACTGGCGTATCGCGGCGGAGATCTTCATCCGCACGAATACCGAGCCGCCCACTGACGACGGCTTCGTGCTGGTGTGGGTCCGCTCGAATGCCTGGCCGCAGCTGAGTGCCGACCCGTTCCGGAACACGCTGGCCCCCAGGCTCTTCGAGGTCGACGGCGTCGGTCCGCTGCTGCAGTGGGAGCGCAAGGGCGACGCACCGCGCGCCGTCGCACTGCGTGCGGCCGCGGCAGCGGGCGAGCTGGATCGCGCCGCCCTGCTCGACGGCTGCGTGCGCCGGCTGCTGCGCGGCGGCACCGCCCAGCAGTTGCGCTGGTATGTCCTGGTGCACGACCTGTTCGCCCCCGCCGTCGACGAGCTCCGCCCGCACGAGCGCGACTACCTGCGGCTGCTGCCGACCGCGCCATCGACCGTGGCGGACTTGGCATTTCGCCAGCTGAAGACGCTCGACGACGCCAAGGGCCTGGACCGGACCGTGGTGGAGGAAGCCGCGACCAGCCTGCTGTTCCGCACCGAGAAGAAGCTGCTCAATGGCACCCTCACCTGGCTGGACCGCACCGCCCGCCGCCGCGACCGCGTCGATATGACGGTGTGCGTCGTATGCGCGCTGTTCTCCCACGAATCCCTCGACCTGGTGGACCGCGCGACGGCCATCGCGGCCAAGCACGTCGACCGGGTGAGTCCCGAAGTGCGCGAGGAGGTCCGGGCCGCCGCTGCCACGCTGCCCGCTTTCCTGGCCGAGCGCATGATCGCGGCCTACGGCGCGGAGATCCTCGACGCCGATGCCCTGCCCGCCCTGACCGACGAGTTCGTGGTGGACCAGGTGCGCGCCATCACGACCCTCGAGCAGCTGGCCGACGCGCTGACCGCCTCCGACCGCTCGCGGGAATACGGCAGCGGTGACATCGAACAGCAGCTGGCCGGTCTGGTCGAACTGTCCCACCATGATCGGGAGCGCACGAAAACCGTCCTCGCACAGGCGCTTCCCCACGTTCAATACGCCGAGACCGGCGTGCAGTCGGTGGTGCGCACGCTGCTGAACCCGAGGTCTCGTCCGCAGCCGGGCCGCCGCAACGACTACGAGACGATTCCCGCGCGCGTGCTCTCCGATCGGATCGACGAAATCGCCTGCGGCGTAGCCGAGAACAGGCTGCCGCTGCTGCTCGCCACCCCGACCCGAGTAGATGGCCTGATCGACCCGGACATACTGCTGGCCCGGGTGCAACGCTATGAGGAGCTCGGCCTCGAGCCCGGCCCCTTGGACCTGAAACAAGCTCTGCTCCGCCTGCCTCGCGACACCACGCCCACCGATATCGAGGCCGGCGCAGCGCCTCTCACGTCGAACGCCGGCCGCGCTCTCGCGGAATGGTTGTCCGGCCCCGCGGGACCCGATCCCGAAATCGACTGCGGCCCGGTCACTCCCGCTCGCAAGTCCAAGCCCTGGCACTTCTACAACCGCTTCTCCGGCTACTACTACCACCGGCAGCCCGAGACGCGGGTGCTCGCCAGGGTCCGCACACCGGAGCTCGAGCCCGCGCGCAGCCGCTGGTCTCGCCTACTGCATCGCGACCGTGTCGACAGCCTCGACGAACTGTTCTCGCTGCCGGGCACGAACGGCAGCGCCCTCCCCGGAGGCTGGTATCAGAGCGACTGCGCCCAGTGGCCCAGCCTGCTGCCCTCGCATCCGGAGGTGATCGCCGCCCACCTGCTCGCCGGACATGGCGATATGTCCGCGGCGCTCCCGGGTCTGGCCCTGGCAGCCGGTCCGTACGGCGCGGCCACCGCGACGGTGCTCGCCCACGGCTTGACGAGCTCCACCCTGGAGCAGCGCGCGGTCTCCGTGGACGCCCTGCTCACCTTCATCGCGCGCGACCGGCTCCCGGCCGTCGCGCTGGGGACCGCGATTCGCCTTCTCGCCCAGCATGATTCGGACTTCAAGCTCGGCCGTCTCGCCACCTCGCTGTCCGACGCCACGCGCGCCGGGGCGGCGGCCGCGCTCTGGCCGGTTTTCGCGGTCGCCCTCCCGGCGCTGATCCCGGCCGCGCGTCCGGGCCTGCCCGATCTGATCGCCCTGGCCACCCAGTCCGCCGCGGCGGCCGGGGCCTGGCAGCCCATCCCGGAGATCACCGAACTCGCCGGCCGCCCCGGATCGAGTCGGATCGTGCGCGAGGCGAAGCGACTGCACGCGCAACTCGAGGCCCGATAG
- a CDS encoding DUF1844 domain-containing protein has translation MSEATTNQDSGLIEGEATVRELAEIPAVEVISRAAVMLMSSAAEKLGLGEADPSSSPHLDLDEARRVITALAGLVTASVEYLGPHAGPIRDGLQSLQRAFREASAHPDAPGQGPGEKYTGPVY, from the coding sequence ATGAGCGAGGCGACTACGAACCAGGATTCGGGACTCATCGAGGGTGAGGCCACCGTACGCGAACTGGCCGAGATCCCGGCCGTCGAGGTCATCAGCCGGGCCGCCGTCATGCTCATGAGTTCGGCCGCCGAGAAGCTCGGACTGGGCGAAGCGGACCCGTCGAGCAGCCCGCACCTGGATCTGGACGAGGCCCGCCGGGTGATCACCGCGCTGGCCGGTCTGGTCACGGCGTCGGTCGAGTACCTCGGACCGCATGCCGGGCCTATTCGTGATGGACTGCAGTCGCTGCAGCGCGCGTTCCGTGAAGCGTCGGCGCATCCGGACGCTCCGGGACAGGGACCGGGCGAGAAGTACACGGGTCCGGTCTACTGA